In Alteribacter lacisalsi, a genomic segment contains:
- the comX gene encoding competence pheromone ComX, which yields MKEVVQFLLENPDLVEKVKNGTVTLIGVSKSEAEAIISVLHNKESLSGSSHYWR from the coding sequence ATGAAAGAAGTAGTACAGTTTTTATTAGAGAATCCGGATCTGGTTGAAAAAGTGAAAAATGGGACAGTTACATTAATCGGGGTCAGTAAGTCGGAAGCTGAGGCAATCATCAGTGTTCTCCACAATAAGGAGTCCTTATCAGGTTCTTCTCATTACTGGAGGTAG